One window from the genome of Thalassospira xiamenensis M-5 = DSM 17429 encodes:
- a CDS encoding NADH:ubiquinone oxidoreductase subunit NDUFA12 — translation MATVGTRIFTALYGKRVGEDRFGNIYYTEKKAANGRRAKRWVIYKGITEGSKVPAEWHAWLHYTVDAPLSEKAEDRYEWQKEHLPNLTGTKHAYRPKGHEYSGGKRAKATGDYQAWSPEG, via the coding sequence ATGGCCACCGTCGGGACCCGCATTTTTACCGCGCTGTATGGCAAACGCGTCGGCGAAGACCGTTTTGGAAATATCTATTACACCGAAAAGAAAGCCGCCAATGGTCGCCGTGCGAAACGCTGGGTGATCTATAAGGGTATTACCGAGGGTTCCAAGGTTCCGGCTGAATGGCATGCATGGCTGCATTACACCGTTGATGCGCCGCTGTCGGAAAAGGCCGAAGACCGTTACGAGTGGCAGAAAGAACATCTGCCGAACCTGACGGGGACCAAGCATGCCTATCGCCCGAAAGGCCATGAATATAGTGGTGGCAAGCGTGCGAAAGCGACCGGTGACTATCAGGCATGGTCGCCGGAAGGCTGA
- a CDS encoding copper resistance system multicopper oxidase: MKINYVKGVLAGALAMVALSTGSQAATYDLTVDYVTIDTGDTKTKGIGYNGASPGPTLRFKEGEEAVINVTNNLKEATSIHWHGLILPYQMDGVPGISFPGIEPGETFTYRIPVKQSGTYWFHSHSGFQEPDGAYGSIIIEPEKREPFKFDREYVVVLKDKHPHSGDRILRNLKMMPDYYNRKQRTLGDFIDDVSKNGLGATLSERGDWGSMRMMRTDIEDVQGFVGLINGMSPDQNWTGLFKPEERVRLRFINASAMTYFDVRMPGLEMTVVQADGNNVQPVKVDEFRIAVAETYDVIVQPKDDKAYPILAESMGRSGHAFATLAPRAGMRAEMPELRTESPMLTMADMGMAHGDMGHGDMAGMNHGAAATDSGSQGSMPGMDHSNMPGMDHSNMDMDEKADPFYAAGSGLVPAAANGGRFLSYSDLKAQKPLYAERPATREIELRLTGNMERYSWSINGVKYEDAEPIRLKYGERVRFKFVNETMMTHPMHLHGLWSILDTGQGKWNPVKHTISINPGTTVYSETEVDEPGEWAFHCHLSYHMATGMFRKVVVEGGPAVTQLESGN, translated from the coding sequence ATGAAAATCAACTATGTCAAAGGCGTCCTTGCCGGGGCGCTGGCGATGGTTGCCCTGTCGACGGGAAGTCAGGCGGCGACCTATGACCTGACGGTCGATTATGTCACCATCGATACCGGAGATACCAAGACAAAGGGTATCGGCTATAACGGGGCATCCCCCGGACCGACACTTCGTTTCAAGGAAGGCGAAGAGGCGGTGATCAATGTCACCAACAATCTGAAAGAGGCCACCTCGATCCATTGGCATGGTCTTATCCTGCCCTATCAGATGGATGGGGTGCCGGGCATCAGTTTCCCCGGTATCGAACCGGGTGAAACATTCACCTATCGCATTCCGGTCAAACAGAGCGGCACATACTGGTTCCACAGCCATTCCGGTTTTCAGGAGCCGGACGGCGCATATGGCTCGATCATCATCGAGCCGGAAAAACGCGAGCCGTTCAAATTCGACCGCGAATATGTGGTGGTCCTGAAAGACAAGCATCCCCATTCGGGTGATCGCATTCTGCGCAATCTGAAAATGATGCCGGACTATTACAACCGCAAACAGCGGACCCTTGGCGACTTCATCGATGATGTATCGAAGAACGGTCTGGGTGCGACGTTGTCAGAACGCGGCGACTGGGGTTCCATGCGGATGATGCGGACCGACATCGAGGATGTGCAGGGCTTTGTCGGCCTGATCAATGGCATGTCACCCGATCAGAACTGGACCGGATTGTTCAAGCCCGAAGAACGGGTGCGGCTTCGTTTCATCAATGCGTCGGCGATGACCTATTTCGATGTCCGGATGCCGGGGCTTGAAATGACCGTGGTGCAGGCAGATGGCAATAATGTGCAGCCGGTCAAGGTTGACGAGTTCCGCATTGCGGTTGCCGAAACCTATGACGTGATTGTCCAGCCAAAGGACGACAAGGCCTATCCGATTTTGGCGGAATCCATGGGGCGGTCGGGCCATGCCTTTGCCACCCTGGCCCCGCGCGCCGGAATGCGGGCCGAGATGCCGGAATTGCGCACGGAATCACCGATGCTGACCATGGCCGATATGGGCATGGCGCATGGGGATATGGGCCATGGCGATATGGCGGGCATGAATCATGGTGCTGCTGCCACCGACAGCGGATCGCAAGGATCGATGCCGGGCATGGATCATTCGAATATGCCTGGAATGGATCATTCCAATATGGATATGGACGAGAAGGCCGATCCGTTCTATGCGGCGGGCAGTGGTCTTGTTCCGGCGGCAGCCAATGGCGGCAGGTTCCTGTCCTATAGCGATCTGAAAGCGCAGAAACCGCTTTATGCAGAACGTCCGGCCACCCGTGAGATCGAGCTTCGCCTGACCGGAAACATGGAACGGTATAGCTGGTCGATCAATGGCGTGAAATACGAAGATGCCGAGCCGATCCGCCTGAAATACGGGGAACGTGTCCGGTTCAAATTCGTCAATGAAACCATGATGACCCATCCGATGCATCTGCATGGCCTGTGGTCGATCCTTGATACGGGGCAGGGCAAATGGAACCCGGTCAAACATACGATCAGCATCAATCCGGGCACCACGGTCTATTCCGAAACCGAGGTTGATGAACCGGGCGAATGGGCATTCCACTGTCATCTGAGCTATCACATGGCAACCGGCATGTTCCGCAAGGTCGTGGTTGAAGGCGGCCCGGCAGTCACACAGCTTGAGAGCGGGAATTGA
- a CDS encoding DODA-type extradiol aromatic ring-opening family dioxygenase — protein MTSPVAPSVSAAPQGNLAPIFISHGSPMLVARQTTPAFDFFARDLGNQFDGARALLIISAHWQTATPTISTAARPETIHDFYGFPKPLYDLHYDVAGDPALASEIASLIGAATDAARGLDHGAWMPLIIARPSADIPVFQLSMLAHGSPADHFELGKKLRGLRDLGVLVVGSGAMTHNLRALDRNEGPIDPWAQEFTNWMLGKLAARDIDTLLDYRAQAPHAAMAHPEDDHLMPFYVALGAADEGFMPETLHDSFEFGNLAMTALRFDDPQSIQQAA, from the coding sequence ATGACCAGTCCCGTTGCCCCCTCTGTTTCTGCCGCCCCGCAGGGCAATCTTGCGCCGATCTTCATCTCGCACGGATCGCCGATGCTGGTTGCGCGCCAAACCACCCCGGCATTCGATTTCTTTGCCCGCGATCTTGGCAATCAGTTTGATGGCGCGCGCGCCCTCCTGATCATATCGGCCCATTGGCAGACCGCGACACCGACCATCTCGACCGCCGCCCGCCCGGAAACCATCCACGATTTTTACGGCTTCCCCAAACCGCTTTATGACCTGCATTATGATGTTGCGGGCGATCCCGCACTGGCATCCGAAATCGCCAGCCTGATCGGGGCCGCCACCGATGCCGCGCGCGGCCTTGATCACGGTGCATGGATGCCATTGATCATCGCCCGCCCCAGCGCCGATATCCCGGTATTTCAGCTCTCCATGCTGGCCCATGGCAGCCCGGCGGATCATTTTGAACTGGGTAAAAAGCTGCGCGGTTTGCGTGATCTGGGTGTTCTGGTGGTTGGCAGCGGGGCGATGACCCATAATCTGCGCGCCCTTGACCGCAACGAAGGCCCGATTGATCCGTGGGCGCAGGAATTCACCAACTGGATGCTGGGCAAACTGGCCGCCCGCGATATTGATACCCTGCTTGATTACCGCGCACAGGCCCCGCACGCCGCCATGGCCCATCCCGAAGACGATCACCTGATGCCGTTTTATGTGGCACTCGGTGCGGCGGACGAGGGTTTCATGCCCGAAACCCTGCATGACAGTTTTGAATTCGGCAACCTTGCCATGACCGCACTTCGCTTTGACGATCCCCAAAGCATCCAGCAAGCGGCCTGA
- a CDS encoding DUF3185 family protein: protein MPISRIAGIVICVIGIALLIVGLNASDSAADQLSETFLGSYTDETLWYLIAGGAAAIGGFIMMMFGAKAR from the coding sequence ATGCCCATCAGTCGTATTGCCGGCATCGTCATCTGCGTCATCGGCATTGCCCTTTTGATCGTTGGTCTCAACGCATCCGATAGTGCCGCCGACCAGCTCTCCGAAACCTTCCTCGGCAGCTACACCGATGAAACGCTCTGGTATCTCATCGCCGGTGGTGCCGCCGCAATCGGTGGCTTCATCATGATGATGTTCGGTGCCAAGGCCCGCTGA
- a CDS encoding cysteine hydrolase family protein: MPLPENNAAFGKETALVVLDVQKAIDDPKWASKNNPGYVDKIVDLLAAFRAANLPVIHIRHDEPNPASTYHTDGPGNAIKPEVAPLAGEPVIAKNVNCAFIATDLEKYLHDHGITRLIFTGVVIHNSMDASIRVAHCLGFDVILPLDATTAIDVTDAKGVRHDAQTVFDLFAAVLGSEYCALSTTDDVIAALPA, encoded by the coding sequence ATGCCGCTGCCCGAAAACAATGCTGCCTTTGGCAAAGAAACCGCGCTTGTCGTGCTCGACGTGCAAAAGGCCATCGACGATCCGAAATGGGCATCAAAAAATAATCCCGGCTATGTCGATAAAATCGTCGATCTGCTGGCCGCCTTTCGCGCAGCCAACCTTCCGGTGATCCATATCCGCCATGACGAACCCAATCCCGCCTCGACCTATCACACCGATGGTCCGGGCAACGCAATCAAACCCGAAGTCGCCCCGCTGGCGGGCGAGCCAGTGATTGCCAAAAACGTCAATTGCGCCTTCATCGCCACCGATCTTGAAAAATACCTGCATGATCATGGCATTACCCGCCTGATCTTTACCGGTGTTGTCATCCACAATTCGATGGATGCCTCGATCCGGGTGGCCCATTGTCTGGGCTTTGACGTCATCCTGCCGCTTGATGCCACCACCGCGATTGACGTGACCGACGCCAAAGGGGTGCGTCACGATGCGCAAACCGTGTTTGACCTGTTTGCCGCGGTTCTGGGATCGGAATATTGCGCGCTGTCGACGACGGATGATGTGATCGCCGCCCTGCCCGCATAA
- a CDS encoding autotransporter outer membrane beta-barrel domain-containing protein, whose amino-acid sequence MTSNEVFSAWEVAKVTFTHQSGNSPNNYTFTYTDNDNAANSRSVTPGSTIIGDTVTLTLQIPADTTDGKLSIKAIGATYDMTATCVAGTEPVAEAEELKSSASTTSAVVNAVSRSQTTVIQQNIGARVSSVISTANNINTDSVPARTASMVETGPHRTSPTDTTPDDDRNSITDRNDALRRMAMMGSFDSSTGQGMQMLGLGPTDQGTTGGASGIDGRSAFDTVTPFTVWGHGSFTSVDNDHVNGTTDSRYDGDVWGYNVGLDYRFADALIAGLSLGYNDTDLTTAFNTGSYQETGWVASPYVIYRPMENLTITGEAGYGMGDIDVTRDNGTVSGNTESDMWYAALTTSYVVRPIDTLPVSLTPSLAFIAARKTVDAYRESDGTNNDTSRSNTRQIRPAIEAAYDFTPTQSLTISPFLETGLIHDFTDEINNDKTAFNIGGGVRLSDSLTGLNAALEGNYLAGRADYTEYTIGGTITYGFDLMGDDGRSLGIVTPFFASNLNEYGNQRIRTGLGFDTGPLTSELALSHMMSIANDDDDTDTSRLEIQISMPF is encoded by the coding sequence GTGACTTCCAACGAAGTTTTTAGCGCGTGGGAGGTCGCCAAGGTCACCTTCACACATCAAAGCGGCAATTCGCCAAACAACTACACCTTCACCTATACCGACAACGATAACGCCGCCAATTCGCGGTCTGTCACGCCCGGCAGCACCATCATTGGCGACACCGTCACCCTCACCCTGCAAATCCCGGCCGATACGACAGACGGCAAGCTTTCCATAAAGGCCATTGGCGCGACGTACGACATGACCGCAACCTGCGTTGCCGGAACAGAACCGGTCGCGGAAGCAGAAGAGTTAAAATCCTCCGCCAGCACCACCTCCGCCGTTGTCAATGCCGTCTCGCGGTCCCAAACCACGGTCATTCAACAGAATATCGGCGCGCGGGTCTCATCTGTGATCAGTACAGCCAATAATATCAATACCGATAGCGTACCCGCCCGAACCGCCTCAATGGTCGAAACCGGCCCCCATCGCACCAGCCCGACCGACACAACGCCCGATGATGATCGCAACAGCATCACCGACCGCAATGATGCGCTGCGTCGCATGGCGATGATGGGCAGTTTTGACAGTTCCACCGGTCAGGGCATGCAGATGCTTGGCCTTGGCCCGACCGATCAGGGCACAACCGGCGGGGCAAGCGGCATTGACGGGCGTTCGGCCTTTGATACCGTCACCCCGTTTACGGTTTGGGGGCATGGCTCCTTTACCTCGGTCGATAACGACCATGTCAATGGCACCACCGACAGCCGCTATGACGGTGATGTCTGGGGCTATAATGTCGGGCTGGATTACCGTTTTGCCGATGCCCTGATTGCGGGCCTGTCACTTGGCTATAACGATACCGACCTGACCACTGCCTTTAACACTGGCAGCTATCAGGAAACCGGCTGGGTCGCATCGCCCTATGTCATTTACCGCCCGATGGAAAACCTGACCATCACGGGCGAAGCCGGATATGGCATGGGTGACATCGACGTCACCCGCGACAATGGTACCGTATCGGGCAATACGGAATCTGACATGTGGTATGCCGCCCTGACCACATCTTATGTGGTCCGCCCGATTGATACCCTGCCCGTGTCCCTCACCCCGTCGCTGGCCTTTATCGCCGCACGCAAGACGGTTGATGCCTATCGTGAAAGCGATGGCACAAACAATGATACAAGCCGATCCAACACCCGGCAGATCAGACCGGCGATCGAGGCCGCCTATGACTTCACACCGACCCAAAGCCTGACCATATCGCCCTTCCTTGAAACCGGCCTGATCCATGATTTCACCGATGAAATCAACAATGACAAAACCGCGTTCAATATCGGCGGCGGGGTTCGATTGTCTGACAGCCTCACGGGGTTGAATGCCGCCCTTGAAGGCAACTATCTTGCCGGGCGTGCGGATTACACCGAATACACCATCGGCGGCACAATCACCTATGGCTTTGACCTGATGGGCGATGATGGCCGATCCCTTGGGATCGTCACACCGTTCTTTGCCAGCAACCTCAACGAATATGGCAATCAGCGTATCCGCACCGGTTTGGGCTTTGATACCGGTCCGCTTACCAGCGAACTTGCACTCAGCCACATGATGTCGATTGCCAATGATGATGACGATACCGACACCAGCAGGCTCGAAATCCAGATATCGATGCCTTTCTGA
- the mlaD gene encoding outer membrane lipid asymmetry maintenance protein MlaD, which produces MSNRLIESLAGAAVIAVAVGFAAYSYSRAGIESVDGYELSANFNRVDGLVVGNDVRISGVKVGSVTAQDLNPQTYMAVVRMTVRSDIELPTDSSAKIASDGLLGGKFVSLEPGGDIDMLAPGGEIEYTQGSVNLEELIGQVIYSSGGGSSGGANNEAGSTSSEESPQ; this is translated from the coding sequence ATGAGCAACAGACTGATCGAGAGCCTTGCCGGGGCAGCCGTAATCGCAGTGGCGGTCGGCTTTGCGGCCTATTCCTATTCCCGGGCGGGCATCGAGTCTGTTGACGGATACGAACTTTCGGCAAACTTCAACAGGGTTGATGGTTTGGTGGTTGGCAACGATGTGCGGATTTCGGGCGTCAAGGTTGGTTCGGTCACGGCACAGGACCTGAACCCGCAGACCTATATGGCCGTCGTCAGGATGACGGTGCGTTCGGATATCGAATTGCCGACCGACAGTTCGGCCAAGATTGCATCGGACGGTTTGCTCGGCGGCAAGTTTGTATCGCTGGAGCCGGGCGGGGATATCGATATGCTGGCCCCGGGCGGCGAGATTGAATACACGCAAGGATCGGTCAATCTGGAAGAACTGATCGGGCAGGTGATTTATTCGTCCGGTGGTGGCTCCAGTGGGGGTGCCAATAATGAGGCGGGCAGCACTTCATCGGAAGAAAGCCCGCAATAG
- a CDS encoding vitamin B12-dependent ribonucleotide reductase, producing the protein MRISRKFTQEGVSPYADIDFRKSSCVIKNPDGSVVFEMKDIDVPSSWSQVASDVLAQKYFRKAGVPVALKPVKEKDVPSWLWRQAPDKAKLEKMPSESRYTSETSATQVFDRLAGTWTYWGWKGGYFDAESDAQAFFDEMRYQLSHQMGAPNSPQWFNTGLHWAYGIDGPAQGHSYVDFKTGELTKSASAYEHPQPHACFIQSVSDDLVNEGGIMDLWTREARLFKFGSGTGSNFSNVRGEGETLSGGGRSSGLMSFLKIGDRAAGAIKSGGTTRRAAKMVVVDINHPDIENYIDWKVVEEQKVAALVAGSKLAEKHLTDVLAACTNWDGAADSEDRFLPRANPQLKEAVLAARAVMIPDSYINKIIEFARQGFTEISFKTYDTDWDSEAYLTVSGQNSNNSVRVSNDFLQAVLDNGDWELIRRTDGKVHKTLAARELWDKVGEAAWACADPGIQYDTTINEWHTCPNSGRINASNPCSEYMFLDDTACNLASLNLMNFRSDDGGVDVAAYEHAVRLWTVVLEISVLMAQFPSDRIAELSYRYRTLGLGYANIGGLLMSMGIPYDSDEGRAIGASLTAIMCGVSYATSAEMASELGAFPGYADNAKEMLRVMRNHRRAAHGEQEGYEGLSINPVPLVAADSPYAELPVAARAAWDKALELGEKYGYRNAQTTVIAPTGTIGLVMDCDTTGIEPDFALVKFKKLAGGGYFKIINRTVPVALATLGYTERQIRDIEKYAVGHGTLVGSPTITHDDLKAKGFDDDAISKIEGALANAFDIKFVFNKYTFGEEYCVKQLGLDAKALNSMDFDMLAALGFDKKQIELANTYVCGAMTLEQAPHLRDEDLPVFDCANPCGRIGKRYLSAESHIRMMAAAQPFISGAISKTINMPHNASIQDCKDAYMLSWRLCLKANALYRDGSKLSQPLNSALVEEDDYADQPTAAKAAAVSEQIVEKIIERVIRGDRRSLPSRRKGYTQKATVGGHKVYLRTGEYEDGKLGEIFIDMHKEGAAFRSLMNNFAIAVSIGLQYGVPLEEYVEAFTFTRFEPSGMVSGNDAIKMATSILDYMFRELAISYLGRNDLAHVQPSDVLPDAVGKGVAEGDLGEEAKAEDRAIETIRKVASSGFVRRNLYVVDGGAPVEERVIMKATGTDHAHSHDHSHQAETASIATTAAPTSSETAILNASEEVMSATDAKLDRIREARMKGYEGDGCPECGNFTLVRNGTCLKCDSCGSTTGCS; encoded by the coding sequence ATGCGGATCAGCAGAAAGTTCACCCAGGAAGGTGTCAGCCCCTACGCAGACATCGATTTTCGTAAGTCATCCTGCGTCATCAAAAACCCCGATGGATCGGTGGTCTTTGAAATGAAAGATATCGACGTCCCGTCCTCCTGGTCGCAGGTGGCAAGTGACGTCCTGGCGCAGAAATACTTCCGAAAGGCGGGTGTTCCGGTCGCGCTGAAACCGGTCAAGGAAAAGGACGTTCCGTCCTGGCTCTGGCGTCAGGCGCCGGACAAGGCCAAGCTCGAAAAAATGCCATCAGAGTCCCGCTACACCAGCGAAACCAGCGCCACCCAGGTCTTTGACCGCCTTGCGGGCACCTGGACCTATTGGGGCTGGAAGGGCGGCTATTTCGATGCCGAATCCGATGCCCAGGCCTTCTTTGATGAAATGCGCTATCAGCTCTCCCACCAGATGGGTGCGCCGAACTCGCCGCAATGGTTCAATACCGGCCTGCATTGGGCCTATGGCATTGATGGCCCGGCGCAGGGTCACTCCTATGTTGATTTCAAAACCGGCGAACTGACCAAATCGGCCAGCGCGTACGAACATCCGCAGCCCCATGCCTGCTTCATCCAGTCAGTTTCCGATGACCTCGTCAACGAGGGCGGCATCATGGATCTCTGGACCCGCGAAGCCCGCCTGTTCAAATTCGGTTCGGGCACCGGTTCGAACTTCTCGAATGTGCGCGGCGAAGGCGAAACGCTTTCGGGTGGCGGCCGTTCTTCCGGCCTCATGAGCTTCCTTAAAATCGGGGATCGCGCAGCTGGTGCGATCAAGTCGGGCGGCACGACGCGCCGTGCGGCCAAGATGGTCGTGGTTGATATCAACCACCCGGACATCGAAAACTATATCGACTGGAAAGTCGTCGAAGAACAGAAGGTCGCGGCCCTCGTCGCCGGTTCGAAACTGGCCGAAAAGCACCTGACCGACGTTCTGGCTGCCTGCACCAACTGGGACGGTGCCGCCGATTCCGAGGATCGCTTCCTGCCGCGTGCCAACCCGCAGCTCAAAGAAGCCGTGCTGGCCGCCCGTGCGGTGATGATCCCCGATAGCTATATCAACAAGATCATCGAATTCGCCCGTCAGGGCTTCACCGAAATCAGCTTCAAGACCTACGACACCGATTGGGACTCCGAGGCATACCTGACCGTTTCGGGTCAGAACTCGAACAACTCGGTTCGCGTCTCGAACGACTTCCTTCAGGCTGTTCTCGATAATGGCGACTGGGAACTGATCCGCCGTACCGATGGCAAGGTTCATAAAACCCTTGCCGCCCGCGAATTGTGGGACAAGGTCGGCGAAGCCGCATGGGCGTGCGCCGATCCGGGTATCCAGTACGACACCACGATCAACGAATGGCACACCTGCCCGAATTCGGGTCGCATCAATGCGTCCAACCCGTGCTCGGAATATATGTTCCTTGACGATACCGCCTGTAACCTGGCGTCGCTGAACCTGATGAACTTCCGTTCTGACGACGGTGGCGTTGATGTCGCGGCATATGAACATGCCGTGCGTCTCTGGACTGTTGTTCTGGAAATCTCGGTTCTGATGGCGCAGTTCCCGTCGGATCGTATCGCCGAACTGTCCTATCGTTACCGCACGCTTGGCCTTGGCTATGCCAATATTGGCGGCCTGCTCATGAGCATGGGCATTCCCTATGACAGCGACGAAGGCCGCGCAATCGGCGCATCGCTTACCGCGATCATGTGTGGCGTTTCCTATGCCACCTCGGCCGAAATGGCGTCCGAACTCGGTGCCTTCCCGGGCTATGCCGATAACGCCAAGGAAATGCTGCGTGTCATGCGCAACCACCGTCGTGCCGCGCATGGTGAACAGGAAGGCTACGAAGGCCTGTCGATCAATCCGGTTCCGCTGGTTGCTGCTGATTCTCCTTATGCCGAACTTCCGGTTGCCGCACGTGCCGCATGGGACAAGGCGCTGGAACTGGGCGAAAAGTACGGTTACCGCAACGCACAGACCACCGTTATCGCGCCGACCGGCACCATCGGTCTGGTCATGGATTGCGACACGACCGGGATCGAGCCGGACTTCGCGCTTGTGAAGTTCAAAAAGCTTGCCGGTGGCGGTTACTTCAAAATCATCAACCGCACCGTTCCGGTTGCACTCGCCACACTCGGCTATACCGAACGCCAGATCCGCGACATTGAAAAATACGCGGTCGGTCATGGCACCCTGGTCGGTTCGCCAACCATCACCCATGACGATCTCAAGGCCAAGGGCTTTGATGATGATGCGATTTCGAAAATCGAAGGCGCACTTGCCAACGCATTCGACATCAAATTCGTGTTTAACAAATACACCTTTGGCGAAGAATACTGCGTCAAGCAGCTCGGCCTTGATGCCAAGGCACTCAACAGCATGGACTTTGACATGCTCGCCGCCCTTGGCTTCGACAAAAAGCAGATCGAACTGGCAAACACCTATGTTTGCGGCGCGATGACGCTCGAACAGGCCCCGCACCTGCGTGACGAAGACCTTCCGGTATTTGATTGCGCCAACCCGTGTGGCCGTATCGGCAAACGTTACCTGTCGGCTGAAAGCCACATCCGCATGATGGCCGCGGCACAGCCGTTCATCTCCGGTGCGATTTCGAAAACCATCAACATGCCGCACAATGCCTCGATCCAGGATTGCAAGGATGCCTATATGCTGTCCTGGCGCCTCTGCCTCAAGGCAAACGCGCTCTATCGTGATGGCTCGAAACTCAGCCAGCCGCTGAACTCGGCCCTGGTCGAAGAAGACGATTACGCCGATCAGCCGACGGCCGCCAAGGCCGCCGCTGTTTCCGAACAGATCGTCGAAAAAATCATCGAACGCGTCATTCGTGGCGACCGTCGTTCGCTGCCGTCGCGCCGCAAGGGGTATACCCAGAAGGCCACCGTCGGCGGACACAAGGTCTATCTGCGCACCGGTGAATATGAAGACGGCAAACTTGGCGAAATCTTCATCGACATGCACAAGGAAGGCGCTGCTTTCCGCTCGCTGATGAACAACTTCGCGATTGCGGTTTCCATCGGCCTTCAGTATGGCGTGCCGCTGGAGGAATATGTCGAAGCCTTCACCTTCACCCGCTTCGAGCCGTCAGGCATGGTTTCCGGGAACGACGCCATCAAAATGGCAACCTCGATCCTTGATTACATGTTCCGCGAACTGGCCATTTCCTATCTGGGCCGTAACGACCTCGCCCATGTCCAGCCGTCCGACGTTCTGCCGGACGCCGTTGGCAAGGGCGTGGCTGAGGGCGACCTTGGCGAGGAAGCCAAGGCCGAAGACCGCGCGATTGAAACCATCCGCAAGGTCGCATCCAGTGGCTTCGTGCGTCGCAACCTTTACGTTGTCGATGGCGGTGCACCGGTCGAAGAACGCGTGATCATGAAGGCAACCGGCACCGATCATGCCCACTCGCATGACCACAGCCATCAGGCAGAAACCGCCAGCATCGCAACCACTGCTGCCCCGACCAGCAGCGAAACCGCGATCCTGAACGCCAGCGAAGAAGTCATGTCGGCCACGGATGCCAAACTGGACCGCATCCGCGAAGCCCGCATGAAGGGCTACGAAGGCGACGGTTGCCCTGAATGCGGCAACTTCACCTTGGTCCGCAACGGCACCTGCCTGAAATGCGACTCTTGCGGAAGCACCACCGGCTGCTCGTAA
- a CDS encoding copper resistance protein B has protein sequence MKKLDLMLIGGGVALALGPFARAGMAMDASIYYGFQAEQFEYRVGDESEKRLVWDADAFVGTDELKLRWQGEGERDLDADSYEKLENRFVLQTPISDFFDAKGGVRVDTPEGADRWYGTVGIVGLAPQWFEVDADLFVSETGDGSARLDVEYEGLLTNRLILTPSFEINAAFSEDREIEVGKGISSAEFGLRLSYDLIDRAIVPYVGVAYERKFGDTADFAKHDGEDYEATYIVTGIRLMF, from the coding sequence ATGAAAAAACTTGATCTGATGCTGATCGGCGGGGGTGTCGCATTGGCACTCGGCCCGTTCGCGCGTGCCGGTATGGCGATGGATGCCAGTATTTATTACGGCTTTCAGGCCGAACAGTTTGAATATCGTGTCGGTGATGAAAGCGAAAAGCGCCTTGTCTGGGATGCGGATGCCTTTGTGGGCACGGACGAACTCAAACTGCGCTGGCAGGGGGAGGGCGAACGTGACCTTGATGCCGATAGTTACGAGAAACTTGAAAACCGGTTTGTCCTGCAAACCCCGATCAGCGACTTTTTCGATGCCAAGGGGGGCGTGCGTGTTGATACCCCCGAGGGGGCGGATCGCTGGTATGGCACGGTCGGCATTGTCGGACTGGCCCCGCAATGGTTTGAAGTCGATGCCGATCTGTTTGTCAGCGAGACGGGCGATGGTTCAGCAAGGCTTGATGTCGAATATGAAGGGCTTCTGACCAACCGGTTGATCCTCACACCATCGTTCGAGATCAATGCAGCCTTCTCGGAAGATCGCGAGATCGAAGTCGGCAAGGGGATTTCCAGCGCCGAGTTCGGCTTGCGACTGAGCTATGACCTGATTGATCGCGCCATCGTGCCCTATGTCGGTGTTGCCTATGAACGGAAGTTCGGGGATACCGCCGATTTCGCCAAACATGACGGCGAGGATTATGAGGCAACCTATATCGTCACGGGCATTCGCCTGATGTTCTAG